In one Streptomyces marincola genomic region, the following are encoded:
- a CDS encoding LacI family DNA-binding transcriptional regulator produces the protein MAMARRGAGRDGRPTLEQVAARAGVGRGTVSRVINGSPRVSDRTRAAVQQAIADLGYVPHRAARALAANRSDAIALVVPEAETRLFAEPFFSGVLRGVSAELADTDIQLLLTLIRTPKERARFAQYAASHRVDGVLLVSVHGDDPLPDQLAEMGLPVVMTGRRSADEPVPHVDCDNVGGAQLAVEHLLGRGRGTVATITGPSDMYVARCRLDGYREALRAAGREPADELVARGDFTEEGGHAGMRELIARRPDLDAVFCASDLMAIGARRALRELGRGVPDDVALVGFDDSALARHLDPPLTSVRQPIEGMGRAMTRALLAEISDGGSDRPRLVLPTELVRRSSS, from the coding sequence ATGGCAATGGCAAGGCGCGGCGCCGGCCGCGACGGAAGACCGACACTTGAACAAGTCGCGGCGCGGGCGGGTGTCGGTCGTGGCACAGTGTCCCGCGTCATCAACGGATCGCCCAGGGTCAGTGACCGTACCCGGGCGGCGGTGCAGCAGGCCATCGCCGATCTGGGCTATGTGCCGCACCGCGCGGCCAGGGCGCTGGCGGCCAACCGGTCCGACGCCATCGCCCTGGTGGTGCCCGAGGCGGAGACCCGGCTGTTCGCCGAGCCGTTCTTCTCCGGCGTCCTGCGGGGGGTCTCGGCGGAGCTGGCCGACACGGACATCCAGTTGCTGCTGACCTTGATAAGGACACCGAAGGAACGCGCCAGGTTCGCGCAGTACGCCGCGAGCCACCGCGTCGACGGGGTGCTGCTGGTGTCCGTGCACGGCGACGACCCGCTGCCCGACCAGCTCGCGGAGATGGGCCTGCCGGTGGTGATGACCGGGCGGCGGTCGGCCGACGAGCCGGTGCCGCACGTGGACTGCGACAACGTGGGGGGCGCCCAGCTCGCCGTCGAGCACCTGCTGGGCCGGGGGCGCGGCACGGTGGCCACCATCACGGGTCCGTCCGACATGTACGTGGCCAGGTGCAGGCTGGACGGCTACCGCGAGGCCCTGCGGGCGGCGGGGCGTGAACCCGCGGACGAACTCGTGGCGCGCGGCGACTTCACGGAGGAGGGCGGGCACGCGGGCATGCGGGAGCTGATCGCGCGCCGGCCCGACCTCGACGCGGTGTTCTGCGCGTCCGACCTGATGGCCATCGGAGCCCGCCGCGCGCTGCGCGAGCTGGGGCGCGGCGTGCCGGACGACGTCGCGCTCGTCGGGTTCGACGACTCGGCGCTCGCCCGGCACCTCGACCCGCCGCTGACCAGCGTGCGGCAGCCCATCGAGGGCATGGGGCGGGCGATGACGCGGGCGCTGCTCGCCGAGATCTCCGACGGGGGATCGGACCGGCCGCGTCTTGTGCTGCCCACAGAACTGGTGCGCCGCTCCTCGTCCTGA
- a CDS encoding DUF6879 family protein, whose product MARKPGFAGAEHGVHDLDAARVLMWLPENCRSAGAARAPTVVGLEQFTGMFETFEHTAWRLETRGRYQADERSTAYQRFLTGQRQGAGPGPEEPWFAGRRKQTALGKRFERVRVVDDPPTLGQLYLLDAAHRNALAGEDVRNLWRADAEWLRLPGEDFWLFDSRVLAVLRFDEADRLTEVEIVTEPRVVLRACQARDAAWHHAVPFDEFGALVRHPR is encoded by the coding sequence ATGGCCAGGAAGCCGGGCTTCGCGGGCGCCGAGCACGGCGTTCACGACCTGGACGCCGCACGCGTCCTGATGTGGCTTCCCGAGAACTGCCGCTCGGCGGGTGCGGCCAGGGCGCCGACCGTGGTGGGCCTTGAGCAGTTCACCGGCATGTTCGAGACATTCGAGCACACCGCGTGGCGGCTGGAAACGCGCGGTCGGTATCAGGCGGACGAGCGGAGCACCGCTTACCAGCGGTTCCTCACCGGGCAGCGGCAGGGGGCCGGGCCCGGTCCCGAGGAGCCGTGGTTCGCCGGCCGCCGCAAGCAAACGGCCCTGGGCAAGCGGTTCGAGCGGGTGCGGGTCGTGGACGACCCGCCCACGCTCGGGCAGTTGTACCTGCTCGACGCCGCCCACAGGAATGCGCTGGCGGGGGAGGACGTGCGCAACCTGTGGCGCGCCGACGCGGAGTGGCTGCGGCTGCCCGGCGAGGACTTCTGGCTGTTCGACAGCCGGGTGCTCGCGGTGCTGCGCTTCGACGAGGCGGACCGGCTCACGGAGGTGGAGATCGTCACCGAGCCGCGCGTGGTGCTGCGCGCGTGCCAGGCGAGGGACGCGGCCTGGCACCACGCCGTGCCGTTCGACGAGTTCGGGGCGCTGGTCCGGCATCCGCGCTGA
- a CDS encoding WD40 repeat domain-containing protein yields MVVRHLCDPGDLDIVRPLPGRPAVAQRVTAVAVSEGVEQVAVATAAPWFPDFGELMVMRPGSGEKPRRLGVARRAPGAVVRDLVFGPGGGTLTASLGGTEEHHVGQVAHWRLPGTAERWRRAVCRPLYAGYGDVGGLRLAVSADGRTVAGCDQGSRSVLAWAAPDGRQLAGPAGVGGSDAVAVDADGSRVAFRLCRPYERAPRGGIAVFGLRDGAITTFDTGVGWCSGLAFSPDGRHLAVVGSADGTALAVRVPLGPGEPVRQVLAELPGEARQQITRPVWGPAGPRAAVRAGRTVTVWDLAAGRSLLSVPDLGRSTAWALSPDGRALVVATPVEVRAYDLG; encoded by the coding sequence ATGGTTGTTCGGCACCTGTGCGATCCGGGGGACTTGGACATCGTCCGGCCGTTGCCCGGCCGGCCGGCCGTGGCGCAGCGCGTGACGGCCGTCGCCGTGTCGGAGGGCGTGGAGCAGGTCGCGGTCGCCACGGCGGCGCCCTGGTTCCCGGACTTCGGCGAGCTGATGGTGATGCGGCCGGGCTCGGGCGAGAAACCGCGGCGGCTCGGCGTGGCCAGACGCGCGCCCGGCGCGGTGGTGCGCGACCTGGTGTTCGGGCCCGGCGGGGGAACGCTGACCGCGTCGCTCGGCGGGACCGAGGAGCATCACGTCGGGCAGGTCGCCCACTGGCGGCTGCCCGGCACGGCCGAGCGCTGGCGGCGCGCCGTCTGCCGTCCGCTGTACGCCGGTTACGGCGATGTCGGGGGCCTGAGGCTGGCCGTGAGCGCCGACGGGCGGACCGTCGCGGGCTGCGATCAGGGCAGCCGCAGCGTGCTGGCCTGGGCGGCGCCCGACGGGCGGCAGCTCGCGGGGCCGGCCGGGGTCGGCGGCAGCGACGCCGTCGCCGTGGACGCGGACGGCTCACGCGTGGCGTTCCGGCTGTGCCGTCCCTACGAACGGGCGCCGCGCGGCGGGATCGCGGTGTTCGGCCTGCGCGACGGCGCGATCACGACGTTCGACACCGGGGTCGGCTGGTGCTCGGGCCTGGCGTTCTCGCCGGACGGGCGGCACCTGGCCGTGGTCGGCTCGGCGGACGGCACCGCGCTCGCGGTGCGCGTTCCGCTCGGCCCGGGGGAGCCGGTGCGGCAGGTCCTGGCCGAACTGCCGGGCGAGGCACGGCAGCAGATCACCCGGCCGGTGTGGGGCCCGGCAGGGCCCCGGGCCGCGGTCCGCGCCGGCCGCACCGTCACGGTGTGGGACCTGGCCGCGGGCAGATCCCTGCTCTCGGTCCCGGACCTGGGCCGTTCGACGGCCTGGGCGCTGAGCCCTGACGGCCGCGCGCTGGTCGTCGCAACCCCCGTCGAGGTGCGCGCCTACGACCTCGGCTGA
- a CDS encoding WD40 repeat domain-containing protein yields the protein MTTLQVLLDDRPSSAGWQQICHLLEQLDEQQLAAIAPRVLRWPAGQRPMPDHWWAQWVAGDIRPCHALAGTRKLGRLDNVETGTVPVPAEDDRDDAESSEGAYFYGGASAVAAPNGLRWLALAAAAEWHHNGGDIVRWDTTRDAPLVWYLSGGEYYDEAYDMAVSPDGATVVTAVEGVWRAWSARTGEPLWEVRPHLGADEALCFSRDDLVRFAFSADGSRLAVGTGSTDVVAVVETATGKVLLHVPEGEDAFGPVALDATGRLLFHAGPAGRVVAREVATGLVLATAETGLTSVGALAVAPDGGEVFAVGGAVGGAPEQAGLATSARPAARLLTLREAPGGAELAAGALLRPRGFARDLDADSPAAALTTRAVWTGSGPFAFVGADFGSLLFDGRGRTLWADPAGANAAFTPDGRALVVVQEEIDAWFLAGLAPPDGEEPAPPAPRPGHVLLTGLPAALTGRAGAGDGAELPLSHWSVPHAAITEDARALAFCAKLDRDSADRPQVLCRWPGGREGAPEVSLLPPVADAAYLTDLAFGPGGDVLVRALLGEESCVVLNDVATGATRWRHPLPPAAPHGEERLRLAFCADGSRLALALRGLGRVLVLDAATGDSVLTVTERPKYAEHWRRLRVEAVALDGPGTRVAFGVRDARSRVVVCDVATGAELGHTEPHGLRQITGLSFAPDGSALAVSGATEQGHAALWLLPPDAADADARPRTAVPDLPMHDQPDGDLVWPAGRGPLVYFPGSRGWGAVWDADSGTVLADLPFGRADGGVALSHDGGTLVTVTQFGARRWPLRPDAAVPA from the coding sequence ATGACGACGTTGCAAGTCCTGCTCGACGACCGGCCGAGCAGCGCGGGCTGGCAGCAGATCTGCCACCTGCTCGAACAGCTCGACGAACAGCAGCTGGCCGCGATCGCCCCGCGCGTGCTGCGCTGGCCGGCCGGGCAGCGCCCGATGCCCGACCACTGGTGGGCGCAGTGGGTCGCGGGCGACATCCGCCCCTGCCACGCGCTGGCCGGCACCCGGAAGCTCGGCCGCCTCGACAACGTCGAGACCGGCACGGTGCCGGTGCCGGCGGAGGACGACAGGGACGACGCGGAGAGCAGCGAGGGCGCCTACTTCTACGGCGGCGCGAGCGCCGTCGCGGCACCGAACGGGCTGCGCTGGCTCGCGCTCGCCGCCGCGGCCGAGTGGCACCACAACGGCGGGGACATCGTGCGCTGGGACACCACGCGGGACGCCCCGCTGGTGTGGTACCTCAGCGGCGGCGAATATTACGACGAGGCCTACGACATGGCGGTCAGCCCGGACGGCGCGACCGTCGTGACGGCCGTCGAGGGCGTGTGGCGCGCGTGGTCGGCGCGCACCGGCGAACCGCTGTGGGAGGTACGTCCTCACCTGGGCGCCGACGAGGCGCTGTGCTTCAGCCGTGACGACCTCGTCCGGTTCGCGTTCTCCGCCGACGGCTCGCGGCTGGCCGTCGGCACCGGGAGCACCGACGTCGTGGCCGTCGTCGAGACCGCGACCGGCAAGGTCCTGCTGCACGTGCCCGAGGGCGAGGACGCGTTCGGGCCCGTCGCGCTCGACGCCACCGGCCGGCTGCTGTTCCACGCGGGTCCCGCGGGCCGCGTGGTGGCGCGCGAGGTCGCCACCGGGCTCGTGCTCGCCACCGCCGAGACCGGCCTGACGTCGGTGGGGGCGCTGGCCGTGGCGCCCGACGGCGGCGAGGTGTTCGCCGTCGGCGGGGCCGTCGGCGGCGCGCCGGAACAGGCCGGCCTCGCCACCTCGGCGCGCCCTGCCGCCCGGCTGCTGACGCTGCGCGAGGCGCCCGGCGGCGCCGAACTCGCGGCGGGCGCCCTGCTGCGCCCGCGCGGCTTCGCGCGGGACCTCGACGCCGACTCGCCCGCGGCGGCCCTCACCACGCGGGCGGTGTGGACGGGCAGCGGGCCCTTCGCGTTCGTGGGCGCCGACTTCGGCTCGCTGCTGTTCGACGGCAGGGGCCGCACGCTGTGGGCCGACCCCGCGGGCGCGAACGCCGCGTTCACCCCGGACGGCCGCGCGCTGGTCGTGGTGCAGGAGGAGATCGACGCGTGGTTCCTCGCCGGGCTCGCCCCGCCGGACGGCGAGGAGCCCGCGCCGCCCGCGCCGCGCCCGGGACACGTGCTGCTCACCGGCCTGCCCGCCGCGCTCACCGGCAGGGCGGGGGCCGGCGACGGCGCCGAACTCCCGCTGTCCCACTGGTCCGTGCCGCACGCCGCGATCACCGAGGACGCCCGCGCGCTGGCGTTCTGCGCCAAGCTCGACCGCGACTCGGCCGACCGCCCGCAGGTGCTGTGCCGCTGGCCCGGGGGGCGCGAGGGCGCGCCCGAGGTCTCGCTGCTGCCCCCGGTCGCGGACGCGGCCTACCTGACGGATCTCGCGTTCGGCCCCGGCGGGGACGTGCTGGTCCGCGCGCTGCTCGGGGAGGAGTCCTGCGTCGTGCTGAACGACGTCGCCACCGGCGCGACCCGCTGGCGCCACCCACTGCCGCCGGCCGCGCCGCACGGTGAGGAACGGCTGCGCCTGGCCTTCTGCGCCGACGGCTCACGGCTCGCGCTCGCCCTGCGCGGGCTCGGCCGGGTGCTGGTCCTCGACGCGGCGACCGGCGACAGCGTTCTGACCGTGACCGAGCGGCCCAAGTACGCCGAACACTGGCGGCGGTTGCGCGTGGAGGCCGTGGCGCTCGACGGGCCGGGCACCCGGGTCGCGTTCGGCGTCCGCGACGCGCGCAGCCGCGTGGTGGTGTGCGACGTGGCGACGGGCGCGGAGCTCGGCCACACGGAACCGCACGGGCTGCGGCAGATCACGGGCCTCTCCTTCGCGCCCGACGGCTCCGCCCTCGCGGTGTCGGGCGCCACGGAGCAGGGGCACGCAGCGCTGTGGCTGCTGCCGCCGGACGCGGCGGACGCCGACGCCCGGCCGCGCACCGCCGTGCCCGATCTGCCGATGCACGACCAGCCGGACGGCGACCTCGTGTGGCCGGCGGGCCGCGGGCCGCTCGTCTACTTCCCCGGCAGCCGGGGGTGGGGTGCCGTGTGGGACGCGGACAGCGGGACGGTGCTCGCCGACCTCCCGTTCGGGCGGGCGGACGGCGGTGTCGCCCTGTCGCACGACGGCGGGACGCTCGTCACCGTCACCCAGTTCGGGGCGCGCCGCTGGCCGTTGCGCCCGGACGCGGCCGTTCCCGCGTGA
- a CDS encoding glycoside hydrolase family 6 protein, translating to MSRTNPPRRRLGRRPVVIAGAFAGACALTMGTLSTAAADEDVDTLARVDNPYAGAQLYVNPDWSAAATAGGGEAIADQPTAVWLDSRAAITGGSAGSNTMGLREHLDEALAQGADAIQIVTYNLPGRDCAALASNGELGPEEIDVYKTEFIDPINEIVSDPAYAELRIINIVEIDSLPNLITNVSGRETATPECDEMLANGNYVKGVGYNIATLGDNENVYNYIDIGHHGWIGWEDNFQASADLLFEAANAEGATPEDVAGFAANTANYSALKEDNFAIDDVIGGQPIRGESSWIDWNNYVDELSFAQDFASVAAPAAGFPEGLGVVIDTSRNGWGGPDRPTGPGPQTSADEYVDGGRYDRRIHLGNWCNQEGAGLGERPTAAPEPHIDAYSWIKPPGESDGSSEEIPNDEGKGFDRMCDPTYEGNPRNQNNPSGALDGAPISGHWFQAQFEQLMANAHPPL from the coding sequence ATGAGCCGCACCAACCCCCCACGCCGCCGGCTCGGCCGGCGACCGGTCGTCATCGCGGGAGCCTTCGCCGGGGCATGCGCCCTGACCATGGGCACCCTGAGCACCGCGGCAGCGGACGAGGACGTCGACACGCTGGCGCGGGTCGACAACCCTTACGCGGGCGCCCAGCTCTACGTCAACCCCGACTGGTCCGCCGCGGCCACCGCGGGCGGCGGAGAGGCCATCGCCGACCAGCCCACCGCGGTGTGGCTGGACAGCAGGGCCGCGATCACCGGCGGCTCGGCCGGCTCCAACACCATGGGGCTGCGCGAGCACCTGGACGAGGCACTGGCGCAGGGCGCCGACGCCATCCAGATCGTGACGTACAACCTGCCGGGCCGCGACTGCGCGGCGCTCGCCTCCAACGGCGAGCTGGGGCCCGAGGAGATCGACGTCTACAAGACGGAGTTCATCGACCCCATCAACGAGATCGTGTCCGACCCGGCCTACGCCGAACTCCGCATCATCAACATCGTGGAGATCGACTCGCTGCCGAACCTGATCACGAACGTCAGCGGGCGCGAGACGGCCACCCCCGAGTGCGACGAGATGCTGGCCAACGGCAACTACGTCAAGGGCGTCGGCTACAACATCGCGACACTCGGTGACAACGAGAACGTCTACAACTACATCGACATCGGCCACCACGGCTGGATCGGCTGGGAGGACAACTTCCAGGCGAGCGCGGACCTGCTGTTCGAGGCCGCCAACGCCGAGGGCGCCACCCCGGAGGACGTGGCCGGGTTCGCCGCCAACACGGCGAACTACAGCGCGCTCAAGGAGGACAACTTCGCCATCGACGACGTGATCGGCGGCCAGCCGATCCGCGGCGAGAGCTCCTGGATCGACTGGAACAACTACGTCGACGAGCTGTCCTTCGCCCAGGACTTCGCCTCGGTCGCCGCCCCCGCGGCCGGCTTCCCCGAGGGCCTCGGCGTCGTGATCGACACCTCGCGCAACGGCTGGGGCGGCCCCGACCGGCCCACCGGCCCCGGCCCGCAGACCAGCGCGGACGAGTACGTCGACGGCGGCCGTTACGACCGACGCATCCACCTCGGCAACTGGTGCAACCAGGAGGGCGCCGGTCTCGGCGAGCGCCCGACGGCCGCTCCTGAGCCGCACATCGACGCCTACTCGTGGATCAAGCCTCCGGGGGAGTCGGACGGCTCAAGCGAGGAGATCCCGAACGACGAGGGCAAGGGCTTCGACCGGATGTGCGACCCCACCTACGAGGGCAACCCGCGCAACCAGAACAACCCCTCGGGGGCCCTGGACGGCGCCCCGATCTCGGGCCACTGGTTCCAGGCCCAGTTCGAGCAGCTGATGGCGAACGCCCACCCGCCGCTGTGA
- a CDS encoding phosphotransferase, with translation MTSASPSPCPSATPSPPSSPSSPSSPPSPAPAAPAGSAPGTREISAVLAERWRLPGAVVTELPGGMNSLTWHVGHRGARWVAKAVPRGGPERPLRYGLRLAALAEAAGVPSGVPERAADGRLTARVRGHVLALLRWVPGRELNGADPGDLARLGATLARAHLALGTGTVSQDRARASFDPAAGGREAAYAVRPWIRPALAGAAERLRRVRPETLTWGPSHGDPAPEHFRFDPRTGRCGLIDWGAAGHRPRLYDLATAVLDAGGPDGAGPLLRAYTEGGGLPSEEIERGLLPVLDFRYAVNTLYYADRFARGATGPEGPGGNEERLDHARRWFERRAGGLPGGG, from the coding sequence ATGACCTCTGCCTCGCCCAGCCCTTGCCCTTCCGCGACACCCTCACCCCCTTCCTCCCCTTCCTCCCCTTCCTCCCCTCCTTCCCCTGCCCCCGCCGCCCCGGCCGGCTCCGCGCCCGGTACCCGGGAGATCTCCGCGGTACTCGCGGAACGCTGGCGCCTGCCAGGCGCGGTCGTCACCGAACTGCCGGGCGGCATGAACTCCCTCACCTGGCACGTCGGTCACCGCGGTGCCCGCTGGGTGGCCAAGGCCGTTCCCCGGGGCGGTCCTGAGCGGCCCCTCCGGTACGGGCTGCGCCTCGCCGCGCTGGCCGAGGCCGCGGGCGTTCCCTCGGGCGTGCCGGAACGCGCGGCGGACGGGCGGCTGACCGCCCGCGTCCGCGGCCATGTGCTCGCGCTGCTGCGCTGGGTCCCGGGCCGCGAACTCAACGGCGCCGACCCGGGCGACCTCGCCCGCCTCGGCGCGACGCTGGCCCGCGCGCACCTCGCGCTCGGCACCGGCACGGTGTCGCAGGACCGGGCCCGCGCGTCCTTCGACCCGGCGGCCGGTGGCCGGGAGGCCGCGTACGCGGTCCGCCCCTGGATACGCCCGGCGCTGGCCGGGGCGGCGGAGCGGCTGCGCCGCGTGCGCCCCGAGACGCTGACGTGGGGACCGTCGCACGGTGACCCGGCGCCCGAGCACTTCAGGTTCGACCCGCGCACCGGCCGGTGCGGTCTCATCGACTGGGGCGCCGCCGGGCACCGGCCGCGGCTCTACGACCTGGCCACCGCGGTGCTCGACGCGGGCGGCCCGGACGGGGCGGGCCCGTTGCTGCGCGCGTACACCGAGGGCGGTGGGCTGCCCTCCGAGGAGATCGAACGCGGACTGCTGCCCGTGCTCGACTTCCGGTACGCGGTCAACACCCTTTACTACGCGGACCGCTTCGCGCGCGGTGCCACAGGGCCCGAGGGCCCCGGCGGCAACGAGGAACGGCTCGACCACGCCCGCCGCTGGTTCGAGCGGCGGGCCGGTGGCCTCCCGGGCGGCGGGTGA
- a CDS encoding SCO2400 family protein, whose translation MDYCETCRRHLNGALICPGCGELTGWAAEAPGRRAAARRPVPPEEPAPGGEPAPGVESAPAGERDAARAPGGDEAEPGPPPPAGGKRHAARRRTGRRYLAAAALGIAVLGIAVVEAGDVVVPAGGSADEDRPTEAAGPAEPAATAEPPESPSGEPGPTGAESGDSSGADAGEPATAPEPTAPEAGQDAADERPPPPPPVREEGAIETRSPTPPSGTPEETPPPGGTSPEPTASASASPTGEQEEPGQGGGDGGGDGEGDADEGGRDEEDDGCFLWWC comes from the coding sequence ATGGACTATTGCGAGACCTGCCGACGGCATCTCAACGGCGCGCTCATATGCCCGGGCTGCGGCGAGCTGACCGGGTGGGCCGCCGAGGCGCCCGGCCGCCGGGCCGCCGCGCGGCGGCCCGTGCCGCCGGAGGAACCCGCGCCGGGAGGGGAACCCGCGCCGGGCGTGGAGTCGGCACCCGCCGGGGAGCGCGACGCGGCGCGCGCGCCGGGCGGCGATGAAGCGGAACCCGGGCCACCGCCGCCGGCCGGCGGCAAGCGGCACGCGGCTCGCCGCAGAACCGGCCGCCGGTACCTGGCCGCCGCCGCGCTCGGCATCGCGGTCCTCGGCATCGCGGTCGTCGAGGCCGGTGACGTGGTGGTGCCCGCGGGGGGATCAGCGGACGAGGACCGGCCGACGGAGGCCGCGGGACCGGCCGAGCCGGCCGCGACGGCCGAACCCCCGGAGTCGCCGTCCGGCGAGCCCGGCCCCACCGGCGCGGAGAGCGGCGACAGTTCGGGGGCCGACGCCGGGGAACCGGCGACGGCGCCCGAGCCGACCGCGCCCGAGGCCGGTCAGGACGCCGCGGACGAACGCCCTCCGCCCCCGCCCCCGGTGCGCGAGGAGGGCGCGATCGAGACGCGCTCCCCCACCCCTCCGTCCGGTACGCCCGAGGAGACCCCGCCGCCGGGCGGCACCTCGCCCGAGCCGACCGCGTCGGCGTCCGCGTCCCCGACCGGGGAGCAGGAGGAGCCGGGCCAGGGCGGCGGCGACGGCGGAGGGGACGGGGAGGGAGACGCGGACGAGGGCGGCCGGGACGAGGAGGACGACGGCTGCTTCCTGTGGTGGTGCTGA